A single genomic interval of Cucumis sativus cultivar 9930 chromosome 7, Cucumber_9930_V3, whole genome shotgun sequence harbors:
- the LOC101206835 gene encoding protein FRA10AC1 isoform X2 translates to MASFGSLKNAIFEREERKQQYQAHVRGLNAYDRHKKFMHDYVHFYGKNKTGEEKLPIKTDQDTLREGYRFIRSEEDDMDTSWEQKLVKRYYDKLFKEYCIADMTQYKSGKIGLRWRAEKEVMSGKGQFICGNKHCDEKSGLASYEVNFSYFEAGENKQALVKLVTCGRCSKKLHYKRQKEKEKLERKEQEMSKRKRPSDDSSDTEDEGSRTRRKGKKASTSFGDHKADSKEEFDEYLEGMFP, encoded by the exons ATGGCGTCGTTCGGTTCTCTGAAGAATGCCATCTTcgaaagagaagagagaaaaca ACAGTACCAGGCTCATGTGCGAGGGCTCAATGCTTACGATCGCCACAAGAAGTTTATGCATGATTATG TTCATTTCTACGGGAAAAATAAGACTGGGGAAGAAAAGCTTCCCATCAAGACTGATCAAGACACCTTGAGGGAGGGCTACCG GTTCATTCGTTCAGAAGAAGATGACATGGATACATCATGGGAGCAGAAGTTGGTGAAGCGATATTATGATAAGCTTTTCAAAGA ATACTGCATAGCTGATATGACACAATATAAAAGTGGGAAG ATTGGTCTCAGGTGGCGTGCGGAGAAGGAAGTAATGTCTGGGAAAG GGCAGTTCATATGCGGTAACAAGCACTGTGATGAGAAGAGTGGTTTAGCAAGCTATGAG GtgaatttttcttattttgaagCAGGAGAAAACAAGCAAGCCCTTGTAAAGTTGGTAACTTGTGGGAG ATGCTCAAAGAAGCTTCACTACAAGAGacagaaagaaaaggagaaactGGAAAGGAAGGAGCAAGAAATGTCCAAAAGGAAGAG GCCAAGTGATGACAGTTCAGATACTGAGGATGAAGGGAGCAGAACGAGGAGAAAAG GAAAAAAGGCCTCAACATCATTTGGGGATCATAAAGCTGATAGCAAAGAAGAGTTTGATGAGTATCTGGAGGGAATGTTTCCATAA
- the LOC101206835 gene encoding protein FRA10AC1 isoform X1, whose protein sequence is MASFGSLKNAIFEREERKQQYQAHVRGLNAYDRHKKFMHDYVHFYGKNKTGEEKLPIKTDQDTLREGYRFIRSEEDDMDTSWEQKLVKRYYDKLFKEYCIADMTQYKSGKIGLRWRAEKEVMSGKGQFICGNKHCDEKSGLASYEVNFSYFEAGENKQALVKLVTCGRSVVFFYMPRCSKKLHYKRQKEKEKLERKEQEMSKRKRPSDDSSDTEDEGSRTRRKGKKASTSFGDHKADSKEEFDEYLEGMFP, encoded by the exons ATGGCGTCGTTCGGTTCTCTGAAGAATGCCATCTTcgaaagagaagagagaaaaca ACAGTACCAGGCTCATGTGCGAGGGCTCAATGCTTACGATCGCCACAAGAAGTTTATGCATGATTATG TTCATTTCTACGGGAAAAATAAGACTGGGGAAGAAAAGCTTCCCATCAAGACTGATCAAGACACCTTGAGGGAGGGCTACCG GTTCATTCGTTCAGAAGAAGATGACATGGATACATCATGGGAGCAGAAGTTGGTGAAGCGATATTATGATAAGCTTTTCAAAGA ATACTGCATAGCTGATATGACACAATATAAAAGTGGGAAG ATTGGTCTCAGGTGGCGTGCGGAGAAGGAAGTAATGTCTGGGAAAG GGCAGTTCATATGCGGTAACAAGCACTGTGATGAGAAGAGTGGTTTAGCAAGCTATGAG GtgaatttttcttattttgaagCAGGAGAAAACAAGCAAGCCCTTGTAAAGTTGGTAACTTGTGGGAGGTCGGTGGTCTTTTTTTATATGCCAAG ATGCTCAAAGAAGCTTCACTACAAGAGacagaaagaaaaggagaaactGGAAAGGAAGGAGCAAGAAATGTCCAAAAGGAAGAG GCCAAGTGATGACAGTTCAGATACTGAGGATGAAGGGAGCAGAACGAGGAGAAAAG GAAAAAAGGCCTCAACATCATTTGGGGATCATAAAGCTGATAGCAAAGAAGAGTTTGATGAGTATCTGGAGGGAATGTTTCCATAA
- the LOC101206835 gene encoding protein FRA10AC1 isoform X3, with protein MASFGSLKNAIFEREERKQQYQAHVRGLNAYDRHKKFMHDYVHFYGKNKTGEEKLPIKTDQDTLREGYRFIRSEEDDMDTSWEQKLVKRYYDKLFKEWRAEKEVMSGKGQFICGNKHCDEKSGLASYEVNFSYFEAGENKQALVKLVTCGRSVVFFYMPRCSKKLHYKRQKEKEKLERKEQEMSKRKRPSDDSSDTEDEGSRTRRKGKKASTSFGDHKADSKEEFDEYLEGMFP; from the exons ATGGCGTCGTTCGGTTCTCTGAAGAATGCCATCTTcgaaagagaagagagaaaaca ACAGTACCAGGCTCATGTGCGAGGGCTCAATGCTTACGATCGCCACAAGAAGTTTATGCATGATTATG TTCATTTCTACGGGAAAAATAAGACTGGGGAAGAAAAGCTTCCCATCAAGACTGATCAAGACACCTTGAGGGAGGGCTACCG GTTCATTCGTTCAGAAGAAGATGACATGGATACATCATGGGAGCAGAAGTTGGTGAAGCGATATTATGATAAGCTTTTCAAAGA GTGGCGTGCGGAGAAGGAAGTAATGTCTGGGAAAG GGCAGTTCATATGCGGTAACAAGCACTGTGATGAGAAGAGTGGTTTAGCAAGCTATGAG GtgaatttttcttattttgaagCAGGAGAAAACAAGCAAGCCCTTGTAAAGTTGGTAACTTGTGGGAGGTCGGTGGTCTTTTTTTATATGCCAAG ATGCTCAAAGAAGCTTCACTACAAGAGacagaaagaaaaggagaaactGGAAAGGAAGGAGCAAGAAATGTCCAAAAGGAAGAG GCCAAGTGATGACAGTTCAGATACTGAGGATGAAGGGAGCAGAACGAGGAGAAAAG GAAAAAAGGCCTCAACATCATTTGGGGATCATAAAGCTGATAGCAAAGAAGAGTTTGATGAGTATCTGGAGGGAATGTTTCCATAA